GATTAAGGCCTACAAGTCCTTTTTCAGGGCTGTATGCGCCCACAAGGAGGTAATAACATCCTACAGGCAGATCAAATGCGGTAAGCGACAGTTTATCCTGGCCGACTTCTCCTATTGCTATCGCACCTTTTCCTTCTCCTATAAGGGTCTGAATTTCTGTCTGGAGCTCATTCTTTGTCAATTTTGACCTGTAATTTGAGGAGTTGATATCAAATTCTTCAATAAGGTCCACTTCATTAACTATGACTGAAGTTCCGGCTTTCGTGCCATTTGAGTTTATTTCTATGTTTGCTTTATATGCCTGCTCTTTTATGAGCACAGCCGCGTATGTGCAATCATTCCCGGCAGCTCCTTCCAGTGACATGCTTATGTCAAGGTCTTTTCCTTTTACTATACTGGAAGGGGACGAAATACACAGTTTATGTTCTGTAACTACAAAGGCTGTTGAAGAAAGGACTGTCAGACTTCTATCCTGATTCTGCTGGACCATAACTATGCAGTACTGTCCTGCATCAAGAAGTCCCAGGTTATAGTCTGATATATCCCCGCATTCGTCAAGTTTAATAGAGTATTTTTTGTATTCTTCACCCGCGCTTTCTTCGAAAAGAGTATTTAAGTTCCTGATATCTCCTGCCAGGAAAGAATCAAGAAGCTCGTGTGCACAACCTGAAGTTAATTTGATCAGGTAAATATCCACTGTTTCGTTTTCAAGAGCTGGCTCTCCGTAGAAAGACATCTCCACTTTTTCAGTCGGGAGAAAAATCGGATGAGTGGTATAGGACCTGGTTGAAGGGTATGTTATGGTATAACTTTCTTCTTCACATTTGTTCAGAGCCCCTTTTGCTCCTCCATATTCCATGTGTTTAGGACCGTTATATGTGAGTTTCATCGGTGTAGGAAGTTGAATCCTTGTGCCTTCATTCGGGCACCCCATTACAATCCAGTTCCCTTCTGCCGGGTCACTGGTGTGGTCCAGAAAATAGACCACTTTATCAGTAAAATTCAAATTAGCAATTGTCTCTGTCTCTTCACAGCATGCCACTGTCGGCGCTGAGGATGCCATTACCGGCGTTGAGGTTAAGACGAGTATTGCCAGTATAAGTATTAATTGACTTTTTCTCAATTACATGCCTCCATTTTCCCCATTGAATTTCTGGTTAATCAGCTCAGGATAGCAAATCTTTTCATTCAATCCGGCTGAAGTATTCATCCCTTTTATTTTCTCTTTGAATACAGAATAAGAATTAATAATGCTGCTACCATACCTCCCAGCATGTAAACCGTATCCACGGGAAGTCCTGATTTTTCAACAGGCTGAGGTTTCACAGGCTGAGACTCATGAACTTCTTCATGTTCTACGTTTCCACTGCCCTGATCCGAGTTCAAGACTGCTTCAGTATTATTTTCCATTTTTTCCCGGATTTCCGATGAATTCTCTTCCGTGACAGTTTCTATTTCCTCTAATGGATAGGCAGGTGTTATAGCTGAGGTTTTTCCCTTGAGGGTTACTTTTCGAGTAGTGCCTCCAACACTTATCTTAAAGTCTCCCGGGGGGACTGCTTTTGTATTATAAGAATAACTGAAGTCCCCGTCTGAATCTGCTTTTATCCTCTGAACAGCAGTAATTTTCAGGTTCACTGTTGAATCTCCATTTTTAGCGTCTCCATCCATTTTTATCTGATAGGTTCCTGGAGGGACACTTGACTGCGTTACAGTTGCGACGCTACCGGAAGCGTCTGAGCTTTTGGTTATCCAGATTAGCATTTTTACTCTGACATTGAGGTTTCTGGCATCACTTGCCTGTACTGTAAAGCGGTTATTGAACCCATCCGGAATTTTGACGTCTTCGAGTATGTACTCGTACTCCCCTCCGGATGCCTGAACATCCTTTTCAAAGCTTACCTGTATTTCAACCTCCTCTTCCGGAGAAGCGCTTCCCTTGATTCTAAGGGTGTCTCCAAGAGTGGGGTTCTCGGGGGATATTTCCCAGCTGTTAACTGCGGCAGCTGCAGGTAAAATTGTCAGTAGAGCCAGAATCAAAACTGAAAAAGAGACAGTTATAAAGAGATGTTCTTTTAGCCTTTTATGGGGATGAGCTGATTTTATCACGGGAACTACTCCTTTAAAATTCGGATATGCTTTTTATTTTTATTATGTGCGTACTTAAATTTTTTGAAATATTTTACAAAAGTAAACATTTATAATAATGCTAAAGATCGATATTTTGCAAACATTTTCTGTAATAATCTATTAATTTTTTGTAAATAGTAATCCGGGCCCTCTGCAAATTAAATATAAAATTTTATATTTTGTCCTGTTTTTTAAGGTATACCCTGATTTTTTTCAAACTCATCAATTTTTTAATCTGTATCACCTGTTATTTTCTGCTTTTACTTTCTATTATTTTTTAGTACATGAATTAGTAATGTTATTTGATGTTTATATTCTTTTCTCGCATTTTCTTACATTGACTTATATAATATTTTTAACAAAAATTTTTGCGTTTGATACTGACATCCTTATTTAGTCCCGATTTTTTTGATCTATTCTTGATTTCTATTATATTTTTGCTTTATGTTTCATGCCAGAAATGAACTTTGTATTATATGTTAATCGTTTAACTTCTTAAGAAACTTTTTTATACTTTGCAATCATCGTATACGAATAATTTCACAAAATCTTGTGTGAAACTAATCAATTATTTATGGGAGGTATACTTATGCTGTTAAGCATAATTTCATCAAGTGCTATTTCCTCGAGTGCAATTTCCTCAAGTGCAATCTCTATGGTTACAAGTCCCGGGATCCCTCAATATGGTGCTGCGGTGGTTGTAGGGCTCATAAGCCTTCTTTCTTTGAAGGAGATCCTTTCAGCATCCGAGCACTGGAACAGATCACTGGACAGTTCTTTTAATATGACAATTCTGCCTTTGCTGTTCAGCTTTGCTGCAATTGTCGTTTACAAAGTAACCGGAGTAATTTAAATTCCGCATTTCCGGAATCATTCTCTTTTTTGCCGCATCAGACAGGTTTCGTGCAACTTTGCACTATTATTTTTTTAATACTTTCTGATTTATTTCAGTCACTTTTTAGCTATTTTTAAATTTTCGCGTCTTTCTGTCATTATTTTTTCTGTGTATCAAAATAAGAAAAGACCGTTTAACATTAAAGCTGAACAGAATAAATAAACTGTAAAGAAAGTGACAACTCCAAGACAAACCAACATTTTAATTAATAATTAAAAGTAAAGGGCAAATAAGAGGAAAAATAACTGGAGAATATCCGGATAGAAAAAGTTGAAGTTAAAGTTGAATTTAACTTTCGAATAATGAATTAGAGGATCGAATAAATTAAGTTGTTCAGGTAGATAATATCTCAAAAAATTTCAATTTTTTTTGTTTGGTAAACATAATATTATTTGATTGTGAAACTTGATTGTGAAACTTGATTGTGAAACTTGATTGTGAACTTACTTCTCTATTTCGATAAACCCTATCCATGACAAATTATTTTCCAGTTTACACTTTATTACTTTTTTCTTTTTCTATCTTTTTTATTTATTGTTTTATATTCTTAATCTCCACTATTTTTACAAAATCTTTTGCAAAACTTTTTATAGGGCATCTTTCCGTACACGAATATTTTCTATAATGTTTCATGCCAGTTTACTCCTGAAGCCCTTTAAAATTTTTCTGTTACCTTAATTTCTTCTTTTTTGCATGATCTTTTTCTGCCTCAGAATTACGGGCTTTCCTTTTTCCCTGTCTATTATAAAATCTCCTGTCCTGGATATTAAGTAGATAATCATGAGGAGACTGAGAATATAGTCAGGCAAATACTGGCTATATATGTTTATTTTTTAGTGGCTGTTAGCAGGGATATTTATCTGTCTTTTATACAGTTTCACTGTTCATTTTTTTACATCTGCTCCTTGATTAATCATGTCAATTACAGCCTATTTTTTTCAGGTAAACAGGTTTTCTATTCCAATAACCTCTCCCTCTGCAATGTATTACGTGCTGGAGATAGGACCGCTCATAAGCCTGATTCTAATATTTTCCTGTTATTAATTTTAAAACCGTGTTCAATGAATCCGGGAGGACAATAAAGGCATCTACCCGCTATTAAAATTTAGGAACTTGGAAAAAGTGTTTTATAGTATGTTGTATTATTATACCAATGATCTAAGATTATGTCAGTAGTCTATTATTATATCAATGATTCTCCAGTATCCGGGGTATATGCTTTAATGTTTAAAGGGGTGTCTTTATGCTCTTAAGTATAGTTTCAACCAGTGCTATTTCCTCAAGCGCTATCTCTTCAAGTGTAATTTCCATGGTCACAACCCCCGGTCTTCCTCAATATGGGTCTGCTGTAGTTGTCGGGCTGATTTCCCTTCTTTCCTTGAAGGAAGTTCTTTCCGCATCCAAATACTGGAATAGACGACTTAATAACTCTTTTAATTTGCCAATTATTCCTTTACTGTGCAGTTTTGCTGCGATTGTCGTTTTTAAGGTTGCTACAATCCTATGAGATTATTACTTCTCTTTATTACTTCTCTTGAAATTACCGGCTCTTTTTTGAAAAAAAGTTTTTTTTCATCTTATCTTTTTTATTACTTTCTCATTGCTTCCTGTCGTCAGTATGCTCTAATTTTTCTTTTATCTCTTAAAAAGGGGTTTTCCATTTTTGTTTAATTCAT
This window of the Methanosarcina mazei S-6 genome carries:
- a CDS encoding TIGR04279 domain-containing protein, giving the protein MRKSQLILILAILVLTSTPVMASSAPTVACCEETETIANLNFTDKVVYFLDHTSDPAEGNWIVMGCPNEGTRIQLPTPMKLTYNGPKHMEYGGAKGALNKCEEESYTITYPSTRSYTTHPIFLPTEKVEMSFYGEPALENETVDIYLIKLTSGCAHELLDSFLAGDIRNLNTLFEESAGEEYKKYSIKLDECGDISDYNLGLLDAGQYCIVMVQQNQDRSLTVLSSTAFVVTEHKLCISSPSSIVKGKDLDISMSLEGAAGNDCTYAAVLIKEQAYKANIEINSNGTKAGTSVIVNEVDLIEEFDINSSNYRSKLTKNELQTEIQTLIGEGKGAIAIGEVGQDKLSLTAFDLPVGCYYLLVGAYSPEKGLVGLNQTEVEIKPKGSSKSDDKKDKEDFTEPEKNIKKKDSCQQFVSNGKKVKFYFKNAATPVGYIEFYSRKTAGRITAFVEELKGKSSKVTEEPEGEVYKYINIQVGDGKLSSSKNIKDAIVGFKVSKEWIDENHIDTDTIVLQHYTEDQWNPLKTEKTGEDDEYIYFEAETTSFSPFAIVASKNILLIEEKTGGDEDHSISDEKQQGNSEIAMGSDTSPVEDGNSGLKIASFLLGALVIIAIGAIIKKRTAEKSEDENSEKKT